From the genome of Planctomycetota bacterium:
CGTACGACCTGACGCTCTTCGACCAGACCAACTTCGGTTCGAGCACGGCGGATATCCTCGACGGCGGCCGATTCACGAGCTTCGCCCGCCTCAACACCGCCACGGAAACCAAGTTCACCGTCGTCTCCCGCTCGATCGATGACGAGACCGGCATCTCCTACAAGCCCAACGGCGGGTTCGTCGGCGACTTCGACGAGGCATCACAGACCGCCAGCGGCATCCTGCCGCCCGACGATTATCTCTTCCTCTACACGATCGACATCTCCGCCGAAGACGCGGAGTTGGAGTTCGGCCTTGAGCCGCTGATCCTGACGTTCTCGGCCATTGATGACGGCGACGAAACGATCATCCCGCTGCCCGCCAGCGCCTGGGCCGGTCTCGCCACGATCGGCCTCATCGGCGGCCTAGGCTGGAAAAAGCGCCGCCGACTCGCGTAACGATCGCGTCGCTAAGCATCTACAACGGAAGCACGCTCAACCCAGAGCTTAACCGGCGGACGTGGCCTACAGAAGCGTGTCCGGTTGGCCGCCTGTGACACGCGCGAGTGCGCTCATTATCTTGGGACTTCCCTGAACGGGTCGGCGTCTGTGCGCCCGCGATTCAGTTTCCGCGATGTCTTCTTTGGAGATGACTTCGATGCGTTACCTCCTCCTGTCTGTCGTGGCGGTACTTGTCTCGTGGCCGGCGATGGCTGCCAGTCACCCGAGCGGCGTGATTCAACTCGCCAAGTCCGAAAGTCGTTGGTGGCTCGTTGACACCGACGGGCGTCCCTTCTTCGCGCACGGCGTGACGCACCTCGCACACGGCAACCATGCGGAACCGGTCGAGGACATCGCCGAGGCCGTCAAAGCGCTCGGCTTCAACGCGTACGGCTACGGCACCCCGGAAGAACTCAAAGCCGACCTGCCCTACCTCGACAGCCGCAACCACTTCGTGCCGATCTCGCTCTACAGGCAGGGCGACGACAGCCTGCGGTTCGTCGACATTTTCG
Proteins encoded in this window:
- a CDS encoding beta-agarase produces the protein MRYLLLSVVAVLVSWPAMAASHPSGVIQLAKSESRWWLVDTDGRPFFAHGVTHLAHGNHAEPVEDIAEAVKALGFNAYGYGTPEELKADLPYLDSRNHFVPISLYRQGDDSLRFVDIFDPAEQKRIEGIMRELCLANRDNPNLIGYCWTDLPIWKLDNPTGKNWVEFMRELPPDTPGRAKYDAFL